Within Claveliimonas bilis, the genomic segment TATGACAGATATCATGGCGGCTATTGGTTTAAAACAATTGGATCGGTATCCAGCGTTGCTAGAGAGAAGAAGAGAGATAATAGAAAAATATAATGTAGCTATGGACCAAATGGGAGTAGAGTATTTAAAGCATTATGATGAAGATGCGGAAAGTAGTGGTCACTTGTATCTCATTCGTGTTCCAGGGATTACAGAAAAAAAGCGTAATGAAATTATTAGAGAAATGGCAGTACAGGGAGTAGCAACTAATGTTCATTATAAGCCCTTGCCAATGATGACAGCTTATAAAGCGTTGGGGTGGGATATAAAAGACTTTCCTAATGCTTATGACTATTATCATAATCTGATTACGTTACCTCTTCATACGAAACTGACTGATGAGGATGTAGATTATGTAATAGACAAACTGACAAAGATATTGAAAACAATTTAAATCATATGAGGGGAAAATAAATGTTTTTGAGAAAGTGGAATGAACTTCCGGAAGACATGAAAACACCAGAAGTAAAAAAATATTATGATATTTTAGCAAAACATAGAATAAGCCTTTTTCTAAAAAGAATTTTTGATATTATACTATCTTTCATTATGCTACTTATTTTAGCATTTCCAATGGCATTAATTTCACTTTTAATTGTTTTTGACTCTCCGGGAGGAGTGTTTTATAGGCAAGTGCGTATCACGGCATATGGAGAAAAATTTCGTATCCATAAATTCCGCACAATGATAAAAGATGCAGACAAAGTAGGGAGCTTAGTAACTGTTGTGGAAGATAAAAGAATTACTAAAATTGGCAAGTTTTTGCGTAAATACAGATTAGATGAAATGCCACAGTTGTTTGATGTTTTATTTGGAAAGATGTCTTTTGTGGGAACCAGACCAGAAGTTCCAAAGTATGTAAAAAAGTATACAAATGAAATGAAGGCAACGTTACTCCTTCCAGCAGGAATCACATCTGAAGCCAGTATTCGATATAAAGATGAAGCGAAATTACTAGATGAAACTGATGATATAGATGGTGTATATGTAGAGAAAGTTTTAAAAGAAAAAATGAGATATAATCTTAAAGCGGTTGAAAGGTTTAGCCTTGCTAAAGATATGATGACGATGATACGAACTGTATTTGTGGTGTTGGGAAGGAAATATAAATAAAATGGTAAAGAATACGGGAGGAAAAAGAAAATGATTGATGGATTAGTTTCAATTATTATGCCTTCTTGGAATACTGGGAGATTTATTGGTGAATCCATTCAGTCTGTAATTAATCAGAGTTATAAGCAGTGGGAACTCCTGATTATAGATGATGGTTCTACCGATGATACTGATAAAGTAGTTGCTTTATTTGAAGATAAAAGGATTAAATATTTCAAAAATATAGAGAATTGTGGAGCGGCATTATCTAGAAATAGGGCATTGCGTGAAGCACAGGGAGAGTGGATTGCATTTTTAGATTCAGATGATTTATGGGATCCTGAAAAATTGGAACATCAGATTAAATTTATGAAAAAGAATAATTTTATTTTTTCTTATCATGACTATGTAAAAATTGATGAAGAATCCAATCCTTTAAATATTTATGTTACAGGCCCAGAT encodes:
- a CDS encoding glycosyltransferase family 2 protein, whose amino-acid sequence is MIDGLVSIIMPSWNTGRFIGESIQSVINQSYKQWELLIIDDGSTDDTDKVVALFEDKRIKYFKNIENCGAALSRNRALREAQGEWIAFLDSDDLWDPEKLEHQIKFMKKNNFIFSYHDYVKIDEESNPLNIYVTGPDVVTKKRMYDYGYPGCLTFMYSSKVMGVIQIKDIKKNNDYAILLKLCKKANCYLLKENLAQYRIRKQSISHDKLGKKLKSHYDLFHYCDERKAIVALWYACWNMFYGVLKKKKYEKKII
- a CDS encoding sugar transferase, which gives rise to MFLRKWNELPEDMKTPEVKKYYDILAKHRISLFLKRIFDIILSFIMLLILAFPMALISLLIVFDSPGGVFYRQVRITAYGEKFRIHKFRTMIKDADKVGSLVTVVEDKRITKIGKFLRKYRLDEMPQLFDVLFGKMSFVGTRPEVPKYVKKYTNEMKATLLLPAGITSEASIRYKDEAKLLDETDDIDGVYVEKVLKEKMRYNLKAVERFSLAKDMMTMIRTVFVVLGRKYK